Proteins encoded together in one Candidatus Lariskella endosymbiont of Epinotia ramella window:
- a CDS encoding LptA/OstA family protein, which yields MTILVMQLFVAFDVMGWELQSITLKNKQVFAAFAQEVNNSNVYMSAEQMLVYTKDTKVILSGRAQVKLKNITLMADKIQIFCKGFSGASGGFGFLMYKNLNKFTLENGVMIYLDDKQLVSDYGTYDIVSGIVNLEGNVIFTEKNNTIKALKAIYNMNTQNLQIFFGKIESRGTWS from the coding sequence TTGACCATACTTGTGATGCAGCTTTTTGTTGCATTTGATGTGATGGGTTGGGAATTGCAAAGTATAACATTAAAAAATAAGCAAGTGTTTGCAGCTTTTGCTCAAGAGGTTAATAATTCTAATGTATATATGAGCGCTGAACAAATGCTTGTTTATACAAAAGATACAAAGGTGATTTTAAGTGGAAGGGCGCAAGTTAAGTTAAAAAATATTACTTTAATGGCGGATAAGATTCAGATTTTCTGCAAAGGATTTTCTGGTGCTAGTGGTGGATTTGGATTTTTAATGTATAAGAATTTAAATAAATTCACCTTAGAAAATGGTGTGATGATATACTTGGATGATAAACAGTTAGTTAGTGATTACGGTACATACGATATTGTTAGTGGTATAGTGAATCTTGAAGGAAATGTTATTTTCACTGAAAAAAACAATACTATCAAAGCTTTGAAAGCGATATATAATATGAATACTCAAAATTTACAAATATTTTTTGGTAAAATAGAGAGTCGTGGTACTTGGTCATAG
- a CDS encoding ankyrin repeat domain-containing protein, translating into MKSGSILSDSIYLELCHAAKEDPKALEKLIKEYKEQVTEALDKHYDSHCTVLHLATKYNSNSLYVLLEAFLQLDLSMRDVYGNTVLHSAVKYNKDSLKLLIDMRPEQVKYLMGEKCGYSRNTVLHYAVRKKDLLKLLLDAFSEEIENLLGETNNDGNTVLHDASGNYESLKLLIDTFPEKVESLLGERNNSGSTVLHWVIFDNQDALHLLIEKFPEKVESLLGVKGGYNGSTALHYATHNKVLLKSLVDAFPGKVENLLSQTNDDGNTVLHNAVDNFDSLQILTDVLPKKVESLLYEKNSRGNTALHFAAKDNKNSLKIFIDVFGEKVLKVKNHHGNTVLHFAAQHNPRSLELLIDVFGEKILQIKNYDENTALHFAAQYNPESLAIFIDAFGEKVFQIESKDSNTLLHLATQYNKFSLNLLIKTFPEQIKSLLGERDKNSNTVLHLAVTYNPASLQLLIDNFIEEVKNLLEEKDKDGNAVLHLAAWNRRSLELFIQAFPKKLESFLEVQDKYGRTIPHIVAQYKTYSLKLLMEAFEAKMLEVKDNGGGTVMHYAARYNHAALKFLIDKFGLQVLMVKDNHDSTVFNWAAEHNIESLKLLIETFPEVSKNLFSEKDKDYNTALHNAAAHNVASLKLLIDKFGKEILYIQNDSRKTVLHFAVGNNESLKFLLDKFPDIVEKLLDEKDDSGYTPLHLAAWYHRDLLEILLDKFPIKAKSLLQEKDEYGNTVLHFAAKNIDSLKLLIEKYQDEVKNLLEVPGKEGKTVRERVKNNPDLLKLIDEFSNNEIHGAESGIPIPEIPAALSYYYQKQVGLLLKLRLEDAKHGILKSVAVLDENYVLIDSNEDDISAKLSSFILNSEKNTILMPLNIGGKHLVGIAAMKHDDRVVLHYMDSERNPLPESLFAKVRAELESRGYSTEQVIAEIEKQHYSNCGPEVIENLTAFASGKKRTSQEKAIPKHSTLFEEYLLKDSSKRESTGDSRTHDSSAHESANDSSTNDISAHESTGDSNTESLSKIV; encoded by the coding sequence ATGAAAAGTGGAAGCATATTAAGTGATTCAATATATTTAGAATTATGTCATGCTGCTAAAGAGGATCCAAAAGCTTTAGAAAAGTTAATCAAAGAATACAAAGAGCAAGTTACTGAAGCTCTAGATAAACATTATGATTCTCATTGTACAGTATTGCACCTTGCTACTAAGTATAACTCAAACTCGCTATATGTATTATTAGAGGCGTTCCTTCAGCTAGATCTTAGTATGAGAGATGTATATGGCAATACAGTATTACATTCCGCTGTTAAGTATAATAAAGATTCACTCAAGCTCTTAATTGATATGCGACCAGAACAAGTGAAATACTTAATGGGAGAAAAATGTGGATATTCTAGAAACACAGTACTGCACTATGCTGTTCGTAAGAAAGATCTGCTAAAACTACTGCTGGATGCATTTTCAGAAGAAATAGAGAATTTGTTAGGTGAAACAAATAATGATGGCAACACAGTATTACACGATGCATCAGGGAATTATGAGTCATTAAAACTCTTGATTGATACATTTCCCGAAAAAGTGGAAAGCTTACTTGGTGAGAGAAATAACAGTGGTAGTACAGTATTACACTGGGTTATTTTTGATAATCAAGACGCACTACATCTCTTGATAGAGAAGTTTCCAGAGAAAGTGGAAAGTTTACTTGGAGTAAAAGGTGGATATAACGGAAGCACAGCACTGCACTATGCTACTCATAATAAAGTTTTGTTAAAATCCCTAGTAGATGCATTTCCTGGAAAAGTAGAGAACTTGTTGAGCCAAACAAATGATGATGGCAATACGGTATTACACAATGCAGTGGACAATTTTGATTCATTACAAATCTTAACCGATGTACTGCCAAAAAAAGTAGAAAGCTTGCTGTATGAGAAAAATAGCCGAGGAAATACGGCATTACACTTTGCTGCTAAAGATAACAAGAACTCACTAAAAATCTTCATAGACGTATTTGGAGAGAAAGTGCTTAAAGTGAAAAATCACCATGGCAATACAGTTCTGCATTTTGCAGCTCAGCACAATCCAAGATCGCTAGAGCTATTGATAGATGTCTTTGGAGAAAAAATACTGCAGATAAAGAATTATGATGAAAACACAGCTCTGCACTTTGCAGCTCAGTACAATCCAGAGTCCTTAGCTATTTTTATAGATGCATTTGGAGAGAAGGTATTTCAGATAGAAAGTAAAGATAGTAATACACTTCTGCACCTTGCTACTCAATATAATAAATTCTCACTAAATCTCTTGATAAAAACATTTCCTGAGCAAATTAAAAGCTTGCTTGGTGAGAGAGATAAAAATAGTAACACGGTCCTGCACTTGGCAGTAACTTACAATCCAGCATCACTTCAACTTTTAATAGATAATTTCATAGAAGAAGTTAAAAATTTACTTGAAGAAAAAGATAAAGATGGCAACGCGGTGTTGCACCTGGCTGCTTGGAATCGCAGGTCACTTGAACTTTTTATCCAAGCATTTCCAAAAAAGCTAGAAAGCTTTCTTGAAGTACAAGATAAATATGGCAGAACAATACCTCATATTGTTGCACAGTATAAGACATATTCGCTTAAATTATTGATGGAAGCCTTTGAAGCAAAAATGCTTGAAGTAAAAGATAATGGCGGTGGCACAGTTATGCACTATGCTGCTCGGTATAACCATGCTGCGCTAAAATTTTTGATAGATAAATTTGGGTTGCAAGTTCTTATGGTGAAAGATAATCATGACAGCACAGTATTTAACTGGGCTGCTGAGCATAATATAGAATCGCTAAAACTCTTGATAGAAACATTCCCAGAAGTATCAAAAAATCTGTTTAGTGAGAAAGATAAAGATTATAACACAGCACTACATAACGCAGCTGCTCATAATGTTGCCTCATTAAAACTCTTGATAGATAAGTTTGGCAAGGAAATACTCTATATACAAAATGATAGTAGAAAAACAGTTCTGCATTTTGCGGTGGGAAATAATGAGTCACTAAAATTTCTATTGGATAAATTCCCAGACATAGTAGAGAAATTACTTGATGAAAAAGACGATTCTGGCTATACACCTCTACATTTAGCTGCTTGGTATCATAGAGATTTACTTGAAATCCTGCTAGATAAGTTTCCAATAAAAGCAAAGAGTTTGCTTCAAGAGAAAGATGAATATGGCAATACTGTACTACATTTTGCTGCTAAAAATATAGATTCATTAAAGCTATTGATAGAGAAGTATCAGGATGAGGTAAAGAATTTGCTTGAGGTGCCTGGTAAGGAGGGGAAAACAGTACGCGAAAGAGTTAAAAATAATCCTGACTTGCTGAAGCTAATCGATGAATTTAGTAATAATGAAATACACGGCGCAGAAAGCGGAATTCCCATCCCAGAGATTCCTGCAGCGCTTTCTTATTATTACCAAAAACAAGTGGGTCTTCTGCTGAAACTTAGGCTTGAGGATGCAAAGCATGGAATACTTAAATCAGTTGCTGTGCTTGATGAAAATTACGTCTTAATAGATAGTAATGAAGATGATATTTCCGCAAAACTCTCATCGTTTATATTAAATTCAGAAAAGAACACAATACTAATGCCGCTCAACATAGGTGGGAAACATTTAGTTGGAATTGCAGCTATGAAACATGACGACAGAGTTGTGCTCCACTACATGGATTCTGAACGAAATCCTCTGCCAGAATCGCTTTTTGCAAAAGTTAGAGCAGAGCTAGAATCTAGAGGTTATTCTACGGAGCAAGTAATAGCAGAAATAGAAAAACAACACTACAGCAACTGCGGCCCTGAAGTTATAGAAAATTTAACTGCATTTGCAAGCGGAAAGAAGCGCACTTCACAAGAAAAAGCAATACCAAAACATTCCACTCTATTTGAAGAGTATTTGCTGAAAGATTCTAGCAAAAGGGAAAGCACAGGCGATAGTAGAACACATGATAGTAGCGCACATGAAAGCGCAAATGATAGTAGTACAAATGATATTAGCGCACATGAAAGCACGGGTGATAGTAATACAGAGTCTTTATCAAAGATTGTGTAA